A genomic window from Silene latifolia isolate original U9 population chromosome Y, ASM4854445v1, whole genome shotgun sequence includes:
- the LOC141627904 gene encoding uncharacterized protein LOC141627904: MPKTTQSSYTSLYKDPLHLSNNDQALLQIVPQVFSGKSFLHWSGNIRTALITKNKLCFINGTYPKPDDDHANYEDWIRTDYTVMRWILHFLSDIISAGLSYVRSSKQLWDELKERYNQSNAPFLYQLRKDDVHISQGDSTVAEYYPRLISLWEDMRSLDALQECDSGALAKYSCNLLMKVVARDNLHNLIDFLMGLDKKYKHLRD, translated from the coding sequence ATGCCTAAAACTACTCAATCTTCATATACGTCTCTTTACAAAGATCCACTTCATTTGTCGAATAATGATCAAGCTTTGCTTCAGATTGTACCTCAAGTATTTTCTGGAAAATCTTTCCTTCATTGGTCGGGTAATATCCGAACTGCGTTAATCACTAAAAATAAACTCTGCTTCATCAATGGAACTTATCCTAAGCCAGATGATGATCATGCTAATTACGAGGATTGGATTCGAACTGATTACACAGTGATGCGCTGGATTCTGCATTTTTTAAGTGATATAATTTCTGCTGGATTATCCTATGTTCGCTCAAGCAAGCAGCTTTGGGATGAATTGAAAGAAAGGTATAATCAATCAAACGCTCCTTTCTTATATCAATTGAGGAAAGATGATGTTCATATCAGTCAAGGTGATTCTACTGTTGCTGAATACTATCCGCGATTAATATCTTTATGGGAGGATATGCGTTCTTTAGATGCTTTACAAGAATGCGATTCTGGAGCTCTTGCAAAATATTCGTGCAATTTGCTGATGAAAGTTGTAGCTCGGGATAATCTGCATAATCTCATTGATTTTCTGATGGGATTAGACAAGAAATACAAGCATCTCCGTGATTAA